In Gouania willdenowi chromosome 17, fGouWil2.1, whole genome shotgun sequence, one DNA window encodes the following:
- the LOC114479810 gene encoding transcription factor jun-D-like: MESTRIYSHSTMMKKEISLSLDDHSSQLKADALLNSPDLGLLKLTSPDLERLIIQSTTTSTSTGGSGPNTSHFLYPKSASDEQEFAEGFVKALEDLHKQNQLNDPGCVSSVDRLELLGAANGGTADHPVYTTLNGYAASNQLGATSINYSTDTIPFPPPPPPPGPLVSRLRSAGSVKDEPQTVPDMQSFGESPPLSPIDMDNQERIKAERKKLRNRIAASKCRKRKLERISRLEDKVKSLKTQNTELASTASVLREQVAQLKQKVMNHVSSGCQLLPNQVQAY, from the coding sequence ATGGAGTCCACCAGGATCTACTCCCACAGCACCATGATGAAGAAGGAGATCAGCCTGAGTTTGGACGACCACAGCTCGCAGCTCAAAGCGGACGCGCTCCTGAACTCCCCGGATCTGGGACTCCTTAAGCTGACGTCCCCGGACCTGGAGCGTCTGATCATCCAgtccaccaccacctccacctccaccggGGGCTCTGGCCCCAACACCTCCCACTTCCTCTACCCGAAGTCCGCCAGCGACGAGCAGGAGTTCGCGGAGGGCTTCGTGAAGGCTCTGGAGGATTTGCACAAGCAGAACCAGCTCAACGACCCGGGTTGCGTGTCCTCCGTGGACCGCCTGGAGCTGCTCGGCGCGGCCAACGGGGGCACCGCGGACCACCCGGTGTACACCACTTTAAACGGGTATGCCGCCAGTAACCAACTGGGAGCGACCAGCATCAACTACTCCACGGACACGATCCCCTTCCctcccccgcctcctcctcccGGGCCGCTGGTGTCCAGGCTGCGGTCCGCGGGCTCCGTCAAGGACGAGCCGCAGACGGTGCCGGACATGCAGAGCTTCGGGGAGAGCCCTCCGCTGTCCCCCATCGACATGGACAACCAGGAGCGCATCAAGGCCGAGCGGAAGAAGCTGCGGAACCGCATCGCCGCGTCCAAGTGTCGCAAGCGGAAGCTGGAGCGCATCTCCCGGCTCGAGGACAAGGTCAAGTCCCTGAAGACCCAGAACACTGAGCTGGCCTCCACCGCCAGCGTCCTCAGGGAGCAGGTGGCCCAGCTCAAGCAGAAGGTGATGAACCATGTGAGCAGTGGCTGTCAGCTGCTACCGAACCAGGTACAGGCGTACTGA
- the LOC114479470 gene encoding pyroglutamyl-peptidase 1-like, producing MTSRRKVVVTGFEPFGEHTVNSSWVAVQELKRLGLGDDVDLHVCEVPVEYQAVQSLLPSLWEEHQPELVIHVGVSGLATTLTLEQCGHNKGYKRLDNCRFCPPSQCCMDEGPDCIRSTLDMDQVCRTVNGGNAGITVSVSKDAGRYLCDYTYYTSLYLGQGRSAFIHVPPLGKPYSSQELGRGLQAVIQEMLKQLKEDHSEEQKKDYCNH from the exons ATGACCAGTAGGAGGAAAGTGGTGGTAACAG GTTTTGAACCCTTCGGTGAACACACAGTGAACTCCAGCTGGGTAGCAGTACAG GAACTGAAGcgattagggctgggtgatgaTGTGGACCTTCACGTGTGCGAGGTGCCGGTTGAATACCAGGCGGTCCAAAGCCTCCTGCCATCACTGTGGGAAGAACACCAGCCTGAG ttggTGATCCACGTGGGCGTGTCTGGATTAGCCACCACCCTCACACTGGAGCAGTGTGGACACAACAAGGGCTACAAACGTCTGGACAACTGTAGGTTCTGCCCCCCCTCCCAGTGCTGTATGGACGAGGGTCCAGACTGTATCAGGTCTACCCTGGACATGGACCAGGTCTGTAGGACGGTAAATGGAGGCAACGCTGGGATCACCGTGTCTGTCTCTAAGGACGCTGGAAG ATACCTGTGTGACTACACCTACTACACGTCCCTGTACCTGGGCCAGGGCCGCTCCGCTTTCATCCACGTACCTCCGCTTGGAAAACCCTACAGCAGCCAGGAGCTGGGCCGAGGCCTGCAGGCCGTCATACAGGAGATGCTAAAGCAGCTAAAGGAGGATCACAGTGAGGAGCAGAAAAAAGACTATTGTAACCACTGA